In one Cupriavidus taiwanensis genomic region, the following are encoded:
- a CDS encoding c-type cytochrome: MKTLKTLSFALGALVLGAAAMPASAADLANGKTLVEKGNCVACHGAGMNKPISPDYPKLAGQHADYLYHALMSYQVSGNALVGRSNAIMAGQVNANPAVTDKDGKPRPFTRKELKDMAAYIESLPGDLVLKK, encoded by the coding sequence ATGAAGACGCTCAAGACGCTTTCGTTCGCGCTCGGCGCACTCGTGCTGGGTGCTGCCGCCATGCCGGCCTCGGCCGCCGACCTTGCCAACGGCAAGACCCTGGTGGAGAAGGGGAACTGCGTGGCCTGCCACGGCGCCGGCATGAACAAGCCGATCTCGCCCGACTACCCCAAGCTGGCCGGCCAGCATGCCGACTACCTGTATCACGCCCTGATGTCCTACCAGGTGTCGGGCAATGCGCTGGTGGGCCGTTCCAACGCGATCATGGCAGGCCAGGTCAATGCCAATCCGGCTGTCACCGACAAGGATGGCAAGCCGCGTCCGTTCACGCGCAAGGAGCTGAAGGACATGGCCGCCTACATCGAGTCGCTGCCGGGCGACCTGGTGCTGAAGAAGTAA
- a CDS encoding nitrous oxide reductase accessory protein NosL yields MCTPPCTPFSWPRRHLLLTLAGSAVLIAGCGRKPEAPAQPQAFDATTACALDGMLLADYGGPKAQVFYAGEAQPHWFCDTVEMFHALLRPEQLRPVRAVFVQDMARADWERPRGHWLDATTGIYVAGSRRHGAMGPTLASFRTERDAAAFAARHGGKLLRYAEVTPELADLSGGAMHDSRM; encoded by the coding sequence ATGTGTACCCCACCGTGTACCCCGTTCTCATGGCCTCGCCGCCACCTGTTGCTGACCCTTGCCGGCAGCGCCGTGCTGATCGCCGGCTGCGGCCGCAAGCCGGAAGCCCCGGCACAGCCGCAAGCGTTCGACGCCACCACCGCCTGCGCGCTGGACGGCATGCTGCTGGCCGATTACGGCGGGCCCAAGGCACAGGTGTTCTATGCCGGCGAGGCGCAGCCGCACTGGTTCTGCGATACGGTCGAGATGTTCCACGCGCTGCTGCGGCCGGAACAGCTGCGGCCGGTGCGCGCGGTGTTCGTGCAGGACATGGCCCGCGCCGACTGGGAGCGGCCGCGCGGCCACTGGCTCGACGCCACCACCGGGATCTACGTCGCCGGCAGCCGGCGCCACGGCGCGATGGGGCCGACGCTGGCGAGCTTCAGGACGGAACGCGACGCGGCCGCCTTTGCCGCGCGCCATGGCGGGAAACTGCTGCGCTACGCCGAGGTGACGCCGGAACTGGCCGACCTCAGCGGCGGCGCCATGCATGACAGCCGGATGTAG
- a CDS encoding FAD:protein FMN transferase — protein MFVRPALADATVTRASRRLLGTRVDIVVQDHDHGAVQAAIAAAFAEMMRLEQLMSRYRPDSQISALQRAAGRHPLRVALELMTVLQAAAAVSARSRGAFDITVGAFAGWRFGADGKRVPDAAELARARPLVDYRQVSLDARRGEAMLARPGMRLDLGGIAKLPILDAGMQLLRRHGLANAMVNGGGDVLAMGKLQGRDWRIGVRDPLAPARLLGVLQVSDAVVASSGDYERGFVASGRRYHHVLDPATGLPSAGPHGVTLVAPTVAAVNGLGAALMVAGQAAWDRLAEGSAGVDGLVVGDGGRWMSAGMAQRLRLA, from the coding sequence ATGTTCGTGCGGCCGGCGCTGGCCGATGCCACCGTCACGCGTGCATCGCGACGCTTGCTGGGCACGCGCGTGGACATCGTCGTGCAGGACCACGACCACGGCGCGGTGCAGGCCGCCATCGCCGCGGCCTTTGCAGAGATGATGCGGCTGGAGCAGCTGATGAGCCGCTACCGGCCCGACAGCCAGATCAGCGCGCTGCAGCGCGCGGCGGGGCGTCATCCGCTGCGTGTGGCGCTCGAACTGATGACGGTGCTGCAGGCCGCCGCGGCAGTTTCGGCACGATCCCGCGGCGCCTTCGACATCACCGTCGGAGCCTTCGCCGGCTGGCGCTTCGGCGCGGATGGCAAGCGCGTGCCCGACGCCGCCGAACTGGCGCGGGCGCGCCCGCTGGTGGACTACCGGCAGGTGAGCCTCGACGCCCGCCGCGGCGAAGCCATGCTGGCCCGACCTGGCATGCGCCTGGACCTGGGCGGCATTGCCAAGCTGCCGATCCTCGATGCGGGCATGCAGTTGCTGCGGCGCCATGGCCTGGCGAATGCGATGGTCAACGGTGGCGGCGATGTGCTTGCCATGGGAAAGCTGCAGGGACGCGACTGGCGCATCGGCGTGCGCGACCCGCTCGCGCCGGCACGGCTGCTAGGCGTGCTGCAGGTGAGCGACGCCGTGGTGGCATCGTCGGGTGACTACGAGCGCGGCTTTGTCGCCAGCGGCCGGCGCTATCACCATGTGCTCGATCCCGCCACCGGCCTGCCCTCGGCCGGGCCGCACGGGGTGACGCTGGTGGCGCCGACCGTGGCCGCGGTCAACGGGCTAGGTGCCGCGCTGATGGTGGCCGGCCAGGCGGCCTGGGACCGGCTGGCCGAGGGCAGCGCCGGCGTCGATGGGCTGGTCGTGGGCGACGGCGGCCGATGGATGTCCGCAGGCATGGCGCAAAGGCTGCGGCTGGCTTGA
- a CDS encoding nitrous oxide reductase family maturation protein NosD — protein MKLLSGIPLLWLVCGMTGAPAATWRVQPGQSLQAALDAAGAGDTIEIARGHYTGNFTVAKPLVLRGIARPTLSGALRGDTLRIAAPGVVVEGLIVRDSGDSLKDQNAGIYIEPGAHRAVVRHCELTYNLFGLWIEKADEVRVEANTITGKRDYNSAQRGNGVQLYNTRGARILDNHISFVRDALYVDVSHHAVFRGNRLHHSRYGTHYMNSYHNLWENNDSYRNRGGLALMEVRDQVVRNNRTWANADHGIMLRTLQDSEVEGNVVAHNQRGFFIYDVEYAQLRGNLVLGNAIGVHLSAGSTRNLVQGNDFIGNREPVRYVGARDEAWGGRNPPERGQGNYWSNYLGWDRDADGVGDIPYRANDVVDRLSWRYPGVALLLGSPALQALRLAGRQFPVIRAPGVVDPYPRMRPARANWRQWHEPADASH, from the coding sequence ATGAAGCTGCTGTCCGGTATCCCGTTGCTATGGCTGGTCTGCGGCATGACCGGCGCGCCGGCGGCGACCTGGCGGGTGCAGCCCGGCCAGTCGCTGCAGGCGGCGCTCGATGCCGCAGGCGCGGGCGACACCATCGAGATCGCGCGCGGCCACTACACCGGCAACTTCACCGTCGCCAAGCCACTGGTGCTGCGCGGCATCGCGCGGCCGACGCTCAGCGGCGCGCTGCGCGGCGATACGCTGCGCATCGCCGCGCCCGGCGTGGTGGTCGAGGGGCTGATCGTACGCGACTCGGGCGACAGCCTGAAGGACCAGAACGCCGGCATCTATATCGAGCCCGGCGCGCACCGCGCCGTGGTGCGGCACTGCGAGCTGACCTACAACCTGTTCGGCCTGTGGATCGAAAAGGCCGACGAGGTCCGGGTCGAGGCCAACACCATCACCGGCAAGCGCGACTACAACTCGGCGCAGCGCGGCAACGGCGTGCAGCTCTACAACACGCGCGGCGCGCGCATCCTCGACAACCACATCAGCTTCGTGCGCGACGCGCTCTACGTCGACGTCTCGCACCATGCCGTGTTTCGCGGCAACCGGCTGCACCATAGCCGCTATGGCACCCATTACATGAACTCGTACCACAACCTGTGGGAAAACAACGACAGCTACCGCAACCGCGGCGGGCTGGCGCTGATGGAAGTGCGCGACCAGGTGGTGCGCAACAACCGCACCTGGGCCAATGCCGACCACGGCATCATGCTGCGCACGCTGCAGGACTCGGAGGTCGAGGGCAACGTGGTGGCGCACAACCAGCGCGGCTTTTTTATCTACGACGTCGAGTATGCGCAGCTGCGCGGCAACCTGGTGCTCGGCAATGCGATCGGCGTGCACCTGTCGGCGGGATCGACGCGCAACCTGGTGCAGGGCAACGACTTCATCGGCAACCGCGAGCCGGTGCGCTATGTCGGCGCGCGCGACGAGGCCTGGGGCGGACGCAACCCGCCCGAGCGCGGACAGGGCAACTACTGGAGCAACTACCTGGGCTGGGACCGCGATGCCGATGGCGTGGGCGATATCCCGTACCGGGCCAATGATGTGGTCGACCGGCTCAGCTGGCGCTATCCGGGCGTGGCGCTGCTGCTGGGCAGTCCGGCGCTGCAGGCGCTGCGGCTGGCCGGGCGCCAGTTTCCCGTGATCCGGGCGCCGGGAGTGGTCGATCCATATCCGCGCATGCGTCCGGCCCGCGCCAACTGGAGGCAATGGCATGAGCCGGCCGACGCCAGCCATTGA
- a CDS encoding ABC transporter permease: MGEWFDTRQVAALAGREFRERMRNRWVLAVAAVFTALSLAIGYFGGAEQGVLGPRSLEFVITSLASLVIYLVPMIALLLGFDAVVGERERGSLDLLLSLPLTRGELLLGKYLGLAAALVLATAGGFALMALLLARQFGWAGLYHYLGFVASAVLLGLAFLSLALWLSVLSRDRAQASGLAIGLWFFFVLVFDLLLLGMLVAGSGAGAQHAATDWIAWLLLLNPADLFRIVNAFSLDQLRSAGGVASIVPPALASPWPTGAALLAWIAVPLGLAARSFR; this comes from the coding sequence ATGGGCGAGTGGTTCGACACGCGGCAGGTGGCTGCGCTGGCTGGCCGGGAATTCCGCGAGCGCATGCGCAACCGCTGGGTGCTGGCGGTGGCCGCGGTGTTTACGGCGCTGTCGCTGGCGATCGGCTACTTCGGCGGCGCCGAGCAGGGCGTGCTGGGTCCGCGCTCGCTGGAGTTCGTCATCACCAGCCTGGCCAGCCTGGTGATCTACCTGGTGCCGATGATCGCGCTGCTGCTGGGCTTCGACGCCGTGGTGGGCGAGCGCGAGCGCGGTTCGCTGGATCTGCTGCTGTCGCTGCCGCTGACGCGCGGCGAGCTGCTGCTGGGCAAGTACCTCGGCCTGGCCGCCGCGCTGGTGCTGGCCACCGCCGGCGGCTTTGCGCTGATGGCGCTGCTGCTGGCGCGCCAGTTCGGCTGGGCGGGGCTGTATCACTACCTCGGCTTCGTCGCCAGCGCGGTGCTGCTCGGGCTGGCGTTCCTGAGCCTGGCGCTGTGGCTGTCGGTGCTGAGCCGCGACCGCGCGCAGGCGTCGGGGCTAGCGATCGGGCTGTGGTTCTTCTTCGTGCTGGTGTTCGACCTGCTGCTGCTCGGCATGCTGGTCGCCGGCAGCGGCGCGGGCGCGCAGCACGCCGCCACCGACTGGATCGCGTGGCTGCTGTTGCTCAACCCCGCCGACCTGTTCCGCATCGTCAATGCCTTTTCATTGGACCAGCTGCGCAGCGCCGGAGGCGTTGCCAGCATCGTGCCGCCCGCGCTGGCCAGCCCGTGGCCGACCGGCGCGGCGCTACTGGCGTGGATCGCCGTGCCGCTGGGACTTGCCGCCAGGAGTTTCCGCTGA
- a CDS encoding c-type cytochrome — protein MKKLLTMVVLGAAATAVQAQEVKGNGDAAKDKVAMCIGCHGIPGYRASFPEIYEVPLLGGQSAKYIENALKAYQKGERKHPTMRSIAATLTEQDIANVAAYYSQQTAGTQNNSLK, from the coding sequence ATGAAAAAGCTCCTCACGATGGTGGTGCTGGGCGCGGCTGCAACGGCCGTGCAGGCACAGGAAGTCAAGGGCAATGGAGACGCTGCCAAGGACAAGGTTGCAATGTGCATCGGATGCCACGGCATTCCGGGCTACCGTGCGTCCTTCCCCGAGATCTATGAAGTGCCGCTGCTGGGCGGCCAGAGCGCCAAGTACATCGAGAACGCGCTGAAGGCCTACCAGAAGGGCGAGCGCAAGCACCCCACCATGCGCAGCATTGCCGCGACGCTGACCGAGCAGGACATCGCCAACGTGGCGGCGTACTACTCGCAGCAGACCGCCGGCACGCAGAACAATTCCCTCAAGTAA
- the nosZ gene encoding TAT-dependent nitrous-oxide reductase: protein MTRHTQHPLPPHDAPAAPGRRRFINTAALAGLAGVAACTDNGGAPAAPVVPTPASDAGAQAGRAGNAATTVHLKPGELDTYYGLWSGGHAGDMRVLGLPSGRELHRIPCFVPDALTGWGITNESKRVMGTRPDGSLQYTVGDTHHVHASYKDGNYDGRYAWINDKINARLARIRLDYFICDKITELPNVQGFHGIFPDKRDPVDAGINYTTRVFCGAEFGVPLPNTPTEDGSKYRSLFTCVDAETMAVRWQVLIDGNCDLVATSYDGKLAATNQYNVEMGVRFEDMMSAERDACLFFNIARIEAAVKAGKFKTIGDSKVPVVDGTHAANQDPATALTAYVSVPKNPHGVNASPDQKYFICAGKLSPTGTVIELARVLDWFDGKLARLDDAIVAEVELGLGPLHTAFDGRGNAYTTLFLDSQVVKWNIDAAIRFHRGDKSAKYVVDRLDVQYQPGHLNASQSETVAADGKLLAVGCKFSKDRFLPVGPLHAENEQLIDISGDKMVLLADHPVHSEPHDFVIFRRELLRPKQVYALDDFPLAVKDPQQSGVFRNGKKVTVKITSQAPVFSLREIKLKKGDEVTLILTNLDKIEDLTHGFAIPKYNVNFIVNPQETASVTFVADKPGVFWCYCTHFCHALHLEMRSRMIVEA, encoded by the coding sequence ATGACCAGGCACACGCAGCATCCCCTGCCACCCCACGACGCACCGGCCGCGCCGGGACGGCGGCGCTTTATCAATACCGCGGCGCTCGCCGGCCTTGCCGGCGTGGCGGCCTGCACCGACAACGGCGGCGCGCCGGCCGCGCCGGTCGTGCCCACGCCCGCCAGCGACGCCGGGGCCCAGGCCGGCCGTGCCGGCAACGCCGCCACCACGGTGCACCTGAAGCCGGGCGAGCTGGATACCTACTACGGGCTGTGGAGCGGCGGCCATGCCGGCGACATGCGCGTGCTGGGCCTGCCCTCCGGCCGCGAGTTGCACCGGATTCCGTGCTTCGTGCCGGATGCGCTGACGGGGTGGGGCATCACCAATGAATCGAAACGCGTGATGGGCACGCGCCCCGACGGCAGCCTGCAATACACCGTCGGCGACACCCATCACGTGCACGCCTCGTACAAGGACGGCAACTACGACGGCCGTTATGCCTGGATCAACGACAAGATCAATGCGCGGCTGGCGCGCATCCGGCTTGACTACTTCATCTGCGACAAGATCACCGAGTTGCCCAATGTGCAGGGCTTCCACGGCATCTTCCCGGACAAGCGCGATCCCGTTGACGCCGGTATCAACTACACCACGCGCGTGTTCTGCGGCGCCGAGTTCGGCGTGCCGCTGCCCAACACGCCGACCGAGGACGGCAGCAAGTACCGCTCGCTGTTCACCTGCGTCGACGCCGAGACCATGGCGGTGCGCTGGCAGGTGCTGATCGATGGCAACTGCGACCTGGTCGCGACCTCGTATGACGGCAAGCTGGCCGCCACCAACCAGTACAACGTGGAGATGGGCGTGCGCTTCGAGGACATGATGTCGGCCGAGCGCGATGCCTGCCTGTTCTTCAACATTGCCCGCATCGAGGCGGCCGTCAAGGCCGGCAAGTTCAAGACTATTGGCGACTCGAAGGTGCCGGTGGTCGACGGCACGCATGCCGCCAACCAGGACCCGGCCACGGCGCTGACCGCCTATGTCTCGGTGCCCAAGAACCCCCATGGTGTCAACGCCAGCCCCGACCAGAAGTACTTCATCTGCGCCGGCAAGCTGTCGCCGACCGGCACCGTGATCGAGTTGGCCAGGGTGCTGGACTGGTTCGACGGCAAGCTGGCCAGGCTGGACGATGCCATCGTCGCCGAGGTCGAGCTGGGCCTGGGGCCGCTGCATACCGCCTTCGACGGCCGCGGCAACGCCTACACCACGCTGTTCCTGGACAGCCAGGTGGTCAAGTGGAACATCGACGCGGCGATCCGCTTCCACCGGGGCGACAAGAGCGCCAAGTACGTGGTCGACCGGCTCGACGTGCAATACCAGCCCGGCCACCTCAATGCCTCGCAATCCGAGACCGTCGCCGCGGACGGCAAGTTGCTCGCGGTGGGCTGCAAGTTCTCCAAGGACCGTTTCCTGCCGGTGGGTCCTCTGCACGCCGAGAACGAGCAGCTGATCGACATCTCCGGCGACAAGATGGTGCTGCTGGCGGACCATCCGGTGCACAGCGAACCGCACGACTTCGTCATCTTCCGTCGCGAGCTGCTGCGGCCGAAGCAGGTCTATGCGCTGGATGACTTCCCGCTGGCGGTGAAGGATCCGCAGCAGTCGGGCGTATTTCGCAACGGCAAGAAAGTGACGGTGAAGATCACGTCGCAGGCGCCGGTGTTCTCGCTGCGCGAGATCAAGCTGAAGAAGGGCGACGAGGTCACGCTGATCCTGACCAACCTGGACAAGATCGAGGATCTGACGCACGGCTTTGCCATCCCGAAGTACAACGTCAACTTCATCGTCAATCCGCAGGAGACCGCGTCGGTAACCTTCGTCGCCGACAAGCCCGGCGTGTTCTGGTGCTATTGCACCCACTTCTGCCACGCGCTGCATCTCGAGATGCGCAGCCGCATGATCGTCGAGGCCTGA
- a CDS encoding NosR/NirI family protein, producing MHAIFKGLVAALAAWLLWLGLAAPAHAGAYEAELPPQLATAADLCALVPCAQVLPGATHFSPRMGQPPYVEGYRTGSGGKRELLGYVMLSTDITDTPAYSGKPVVTLIGMDTQGRYAGVKVLKHSEPILLLGIPESALLDFNRQYVGKSVADKIEVGQSRPDEGVVGVDAISGATVTVIAQNQVLATAGAALARQVGILAPTQRAPARFVESGTHYSWPQLVAMGAVQRLLVQPAQVGLPGGGGPFIELWFGDLNHPDIARSVLGDAGWQGLRAQLRPGEHAIFVIRSAGTESFKGSGFVRGGIYDRVQVRQDADAFTFRDLDYLNLYGVAAPGAPVPTESGIFVIRSPAFSAAYPWKLSFLGNRVDRATGTRSFASFDAPYWLPAALLQGGRPHVDVPEAPWRKVWRRQAGTIALFVALLGAVTLVYALRERLTRRATHKNKWPVNAFKYTAWAISIVFVGFGAMAQPSVTQVLTWFHALLLRWDWALFLSDPFIFCFWIFIIVTVLLFGRGLFCGWLCPFGSLSEAIYKLGGFVGLKRWQRQLPRRWHDRLKWVKYGVFFALLAVSVFSMGLAERLAEIEPFKTTFLVGIANRAWPYGLFACALLGLSLFIERPYCKYLCPLGAALAMPSTFRWFGLRRKPDCNRCKACAAGCGAQAIDADGRIDQRECLHCLDCMVLYTDTHGCPPLARERKRRERDGLPLTPVGRDGYFIPLVPVPAAAAQPTGPDPRMPTDPLLPPHAATMGAARWFAELWDHLWPWSGQGWRSAAALQLAVALATTVAWALAASGQLRAGAVIGWWLGWSLYEVLIRLSAKRYVKDGPWWRSRHRRATVMDMLSYVGFKNLLVGAMMFLALKAMGVLAA from the coding sequence ATGCACGCAATCTTCAAGGGACTGGTCGCGGCCCTGGCCGCGTGGCTGCTTTGGCTCGGCCTGGCCGCGCCCGCGCATGCGGGCGCTTATGAGGCCGAGCTGCCGCCGCAACTGGCCACCGCCGCCGACCTGTGCGCACTGGTGCCGTGCGCGCAGGTACTGCCCGGCGCCACGCATTTCTCGCCGCGCATGGGCCAGCCGCCCTATGTCGAGGGTTATCGCACCGGCTCCGGCGGCAAGCGCGAACTGCTCGGCTACGTCATGCTGTCCACCGATATCACCGACACGCCGGCGTATTCGGGCAAGCCGGTGGTAACGCTGATCGGCATGGACACGCAAGGCCGCTATGCCGGGGTCAAGGTGCTGAAGCATTCCGAGCCGATCCTGCTGCTGGGCATCCCGGAATCGGCGCTGCTGGATTTCAACCGGCAGTACGTCGGCAAGTCGGTCGCCGACAAGATCGAAGTGGGGCAGTCGCGTCCCGACGAAGGCGTGGTCGGGGTCGATGCGATATCGGGCGCCACGGTGACGGTGATCGCGCAGAACCAGGTGCTGGCCACGGCGGGTGCGGCGCTGGCGCGGCAGGTCGGCATCCTGGCGCCAACGCAACGCGCGCCGGCGCGGTTCGTTGAAAGCGGCACGCACTACAGCTGGCCGCAGCTGGTGGCGATGGGCGCGGTGCAGCGCCTGCTGGTGCAGCCCGCGCAGGTCGGCCTGCCGGGCGGCGGCGGGCCATTCATCGAGCTGTGGTTCGGCGACCTCAACCATCCCGATATCGCGCGCAGCGTGCTCGGCGATGCCGGCTGGCAGGGGCTGCGCGCGCAGCTGCGCCCGGGCGAACACGCCATCTTCGTGATCCGCAGCGCCGGCACGGAGTCGTTCAAGGGCTCGGGTTTCGTGCGTGGCGGCATCTATGACCGGGTGCAGGTACGCCAGGACGCCGACGCCTTCACCTTCCGCGACCTCGATTACCTGAACCTCTATGGCGTGGCCGCACCGGGGGCGCCTGTGCCGACCGAGTCGGGGATCTTCGTGATCCGCTCGCCGGCCTTTTCCGCGGCGTATCCGTGGAAGCTGTCGTTCCTCGGCAACCGGGTCGATCGCGCCACCGGCACGCGCAGCTTTGCCAGCTTCGACGCGCCGTACTGGCTGCCGGCGGCGCTGCTGCAGGGTGGCCGCCCCCATGTCGACGTGCCCGAAGCACCGTGGCGCAAGGTGTGGCGCCGGCAGGCCGGCACCATCGCGCTGTTCGTGGCGCTGCTGGGCGCGGTCACGCTGGTCTATGCGCTGCGCGAGCGCCTGACGCGGCGTGCCACCCACAAGAACAAGTGGCCGGTGAATGCGTTCAAGTACACGGCATGGGCCATCAGCATCGTCTTCGTGGGCTTCGGCGCGATGGCGCAGCCTTCGGTCACGCAGGTGCTGACGTGGTTCCATGCGCTGCTGCTGCGCTGGGACTGGGCCTTGTTCCTGAGCGATCCGTTTATCTTCTGCTTCTGGATCTTCATCATCGTCACGGTGCTGCTGTTCGGGCGCGGGCTGTTCTGCGGCTGGCTGTGCCCGTTCGGCTCGCTGTCCGAGGCGATCTACAAGCTCGGCGGTTTCGTCGGGCTGAAGCGCTGGCAGCGGCAGTTGCCGCGGCGCTGGCATGACCGGCTCAAGTGGGTCAAGTACGGCGTCTTCTTCGCGCTGCTGGCGGTATCGGTGTTCTCGATGGGGCTGGCCGAGCGGCTGGCGGAGATCGAGCCGTTCAAGACCACCTTCCTGGTCGGCATCGCGAACCGCGCGTGGCCGTACGGGCTGTTCGCGTGCGCGCTGCTGGGTCTGTCGCTGTTCATCGAGCGGCCTTACTGCAAGTACCTGTGCCCGCTCGGTGCTGCGCTGGCCATGCCGAGCACGTTCCGCTGGTTCGGCCTGCGGCGCAAGCCTGACTGCAACCGCTGCAAGGCGTGCGCGGCGGGCTGCGGCGCGCAGGCGATCGATGCCGATGGCCGCATCGACCAGCGCGAGTGCCTGCACTGCCTCGACTGCATGGTGCTCTACACCGATACCCACGGCTGCCCGCCGCTCGCGCGCGAGCGCAAGCGGCGCGAGCGCGACGGGCTGCCGCTGACGCCGGTCGGGCGCGACGGGTATTTCATCCCGCTGGTGCCGGTGCCGGCCGCCGCGGCACAACCGACGGGTCCCGATCCGCGCATGCCGACCGATCCCCTGTTGCCGCCCCACGCCGCCACCATGGGTGCCGCGCGCTGGTTCGCCGAATTGTGGGACCACCTGTGGCCATGGAGCGGGCAAGGCTGGCGCTCCGCCGCCGCGTTGCAGCTGGCGGTGGCGCTGGCGACCACCGTGGCGTGGGCGCTGGCGGCCAGCGGACAACTGCGTGCCGGCGCGGTGATTGGCTGGTGGCTGGGCTGGAGCCTGTACGAGGTGCTGATCCGCCTGTCGGCAAAGCGCTACGTCAAGGATGGCCCATGGTGGCGCAGCCGCCATCGTCGCGCCACCGTGATGGACATGCTCAGCTATGTCGGCTTCAAGAACCTGCTGGTGGGTGCCATGATGTTCCTGGCGCTGAAGGCGATGGGGGTGCTGGCCGCATGA
- a CDS encoding ABC transporter ATP-binding protein: MSRPTPAIDPAMDAIVLSNVSKHFGALRAVDDVSLSVGQGELLGLIGHNGAGKSTLFRMMLGLLPPTHGSLRVAGAEVGSRAFRAARRGIGYLPEHLVLHDNLSGLETLRFFARLKGVKAEACAPMLGQVGLSCAAARPVREYSKGMRQRLGFAQALLGAPRVLFLDEPTNGLDPAAIRDFYAMLNALRERGVTIVITSHILAELQQRIDRFAILCAGRLRAAGSLEALRARAGLPLTLVLRVESGARDEALRRLRALPALELDGAPPGALTVRCAPAAKMAVLAALQPLAGRLLDLQIREPSLEDLFLGMGA; this comes from the coding sequence ATGAGCCGGCCGACGCCAGCCATTGATCCCGCCATGGACGCGATCGTGCTGTCCAACGTCAGCAAGCACTTCGGCGCGCTGCGCGCGGTCGACGATGTCAGCCTGAGCGTGGGGCAGGGCGAGCTGCTCGGGCTGATCGGCCATAACGGGGCGGGCAAGAGTACGCTGTTCCGGATGATGCTGGGCCTGTTGCCGCCGACGCATGGCAGCTTGCGCGTGGCCGGGGCCGAGGTCGGCAGCCGCGCGTTTCGCGCGGCACGCCGTGGCATCGGCTACCTGCCTGAACATCTGGTTCTCCATGACAACCTGAGCGGCCTGGAGACGCTGCGCTTCTTCGCGCGGCTGAAGGGCGTGAAGGCCGAAGCGTGCGCGCCGATGCTCGGCCAGGTCGGCCTGTCCTGTGCCGCCGCGCGTCCGGTACGCGAATATTCGAAAGGCATGCGCCAGCGGCTCGGCTTTGCGCAGGCGCTGCTGGGGGCGCCGCGCGTGCTGTTCCTCGACGAGCCGACCAACGGCCTGGACCCCGCCGCGATCCGCGACTTCTACGCCATGCTGAACGCGCTGCGCGAGCGCGGCGTCACCATCGTCATCACCTCGCACATCCTGGCCGAGCTGCAGCAGCGCATCGACCGCTTTGCCATCCTCTGCGCGGGCCGGCTGCGGGCCGCCGGCAGCCTCGAGGCGCTGCGCGCCCGGGCCGGCCTGCCGCTGACGCTGGTGCTGCGGGTCGAGTCCGGCGCGCGCGACGAGGCCTTGCGCCGGCTGCGCGCGCTGCCCGCGCTGGAGCTCGACGGCGCGCCGCCCGGCGCGCTGACGGTGCGTTGTGCGCCCGCCGCCAAGATGGCGGTGCTGGCTGCGCTGCAGCCGCTCGCCGGCCGGCTGCTGGACCTGCAGATCCGCGAGCCGTCGCTCGAGGACCTGTTTCTCGGGATGGGGGCATGA